One Coprobacter fastidiosus genomic window, TGAATGTATTTTTTGGATATTATTTTTTCTTTATAATACCCCATTTTTTAGTAGCGTTTGTTTCAGACTTTCCATATTTGTTTCAACGTGTAATTAATTCACTTATTGTAGGTAAGATGCCTGACTATGTATTATTAAAAAGTTTTTTCTCCCAATTATTGATTTTAGGATTAATCTTGTTTTTCTTTTATAACTTATTAAAGCCTTTGTTGAACAATTTAAAAAGGAAATATATAGAAAAGAATCAGAGGTAATTAGTTTATGATAGAAATTAATGTAAGACATATTGGACAATTTTTTTGTATCCTATTGATTTTTTTCTTGGGGATATTATTGATTTTTAAACCTGAAGATACATATTTTTTCTCAGGATGGTTTGCTGTCGTTTTTTTGTCGATATTACTTATTTATACGCATAGTGATTTTAAAATTTCCGGCTTGGATATTTGCATCTTTCTATTTGGGTTATATGAAGTGTTTTCCTTATTGTTATCGCCTAATCCTATTGCTGGTTATCCATATTTGGCTTCGTCATTTATTGGGGTCTGCTATTATTTTGTCCTTCGATTTTATTTAAATACAGAAGATAGAATAAAGAGTTTGATAAAATGGTATTCTGTTTTTATTTGTTTAGTTTCCATAATTGCCCTCTATTCTTTTTCTCTTTTTGTGGAAAATTTATCAAATGTGGGTTGGGATAATAATGTTTCTGGTTTCAAATTCCTTTATCGACCGTTAGGATATTTAAATAATGTGTGGAATACTTTCTCTATTGTTTATTTAGGCATATTGGGATTATGCGGATGGTATTGTCGTGATAGCAGGGCGTGGCTGATTTTTTTATACGTTGCATTGATTCTTGTCATAATAAATATTTTATTTTCTTTTTCGCGCGGGGCTAATTTGGCATTATCCGTTTTTTTATTGGGTAGTACTATTTTGTTCTTTTGCTGTAAGATGTCTTTGAGAAAAAAAATTGGACTTTTCATTTTGACATTGTCAATTATAGCTTTTGCTTTAATTCCGTATTATGAAGATGTGCTTAAATCGATGCATTGGGGAGAGACTGTTTCTCAGCAACGTAGTGTTTCCGGTCGCATCGCTTCTTTATATGCTGCATGGACTGTCTTTAAAGAGAAACCTGTTATTGGATTTGGTTCCGGTAATTATTCTTTGGTAGTGGATTCTTTACTCTTTGAGAAAGAGAATGTAGCATTTACTAATTTTGCGCCGAATATATTGGTGCAGCTGGGGGTAGAGAAAGGTATAACCGGATTTTTGATATTCGGGTTATTTATGGGTTATTTTTTTTGGTACTTTATAAAGGAGAAAAAAAATGGAGGGTCGTATTTTATTGCATTGACAATATTGGCCGTTGGAATAAAGGAAATGACTTTTTCTTCTTTCCTTGAGTGTGAGGGTATTCGGGTTTTATTGATTACTTTATTGGCTATTTGGCAGAATCGGTATATTTCATGCCGATATATGGTAATTTCTGCAGGTCCTAAATTACGAAGTATAGCGGTTTTGTCTCTTGTTATATTATGTTCGTTTGTTACTGTTTTTATTGTTCGTCATAATAGAAATGAATACTTTAATTATAAGTGTCTGGAAAATATTAATTTATCTCGTCTCGATTCTGCATCTTTTTATATAAGTAAAACTCATGAAAATTTGCCATATCTTATTAATCGGAGTACTGTAAATTGGCTGCAATATAACGATTCTAAGGATAAAAAATATTTAGAGAGTTCTATACAATATTTACGGGAAGCTATTTCTATAAATCCTAAAGATGTCATGTTACATTATAACATGTCTGTTTTGTTAGAATGTATTGGACGGAGGGATTCTGCTCAAAATATATCGAGAAGATTATTGGAAAAGTGTCCGGATAATGCACTGTTTTGTATTGGAGCTTTTAACCTTGAGTATAAAAGCGGGGAAATGGAACGTGCGGTGTCTCACTTAACACATGCAATAAAATTGTCGCCTAAAATTTTAGAGACAGATTTGTGGAAGCAATGTGCTTTGGATAATAGTTATGTGAAAAAAAATGTTATTGATTTTTTGATAAAAGGCGCAGATTGAGATTCGGAAGATCCGATTTATTTGGCTAAATACGGGAAAATTTTTTTATGTATAGGTGACACGGTCTCGGCAAAGGAATATTTAGATAAAAGTATAAAGATACTTCCGAATCTTGTATATCCATGGTACTATTTGGCCGAAATTGAATATTGTAGAGGACATGAGCATCAAGGAGATTTTTATATGCGCCGTTTTTCTCTTTTGGGAGGAAGAAGCACGGAGATAGAACATATTTATCAAAAGAACGAATATGAATATAAGTTTCTGTCAGATCGGTATGAGGTAAAATTCCGAAAATGGTATGATAGTCGAAGTTGTCCTTTTTCGGTTTTTTTACCTGTTGATGGGAATATATTTTGAAATGAAAACAATAATAAATAAAATATTGCTTTATGATAGAATTAAAATCGGTAAGTAAGGTCTTTCAAACGAAAGACATTGAGACACGCGCATTGGATGATATTTGTTTAAAGATTAATTCGTCAGAGTTTGTCTCTATAATGGGGCCTTCGGGTTGCGGAAAAAGTACATTGTTGAATTTGATCGGTTTGCTGGATCAACCGACTGCCGGAACTATACTGATACATGATACGGATGTATCGAGGATGAGTGATCGGGAGGCTGCCCGGTTTCGGAACAAGAGTCTTGGATTTGTTTTTCAGAATTTCCATTTGGTCCCCTCTCTGAATGTTATGGATAATGTTGAGTTGCCGTTATTATATGGCCGGGTTGCCGCTGTCGAAAGGAAAGAGCGGGTAAAAGAAGTCTTGAATATGGTGGGGCTGTCGCATCGGATGAAGCATTTTCCGTCCCAGTTGTCAGGGGGGCAATGCCAGCGTGTTGCGATTGCAAGAGCGATTGTCGGACATCCGGAGATAATTCTTGCCGATGAGCCTACCGGAAATTTGGATAGCCGTATGGGAGAAGAGATTATGGATATTTTGTTGGAGTTGAACGAGCTTGGGGTTACGGTGGTAATGGTTACTCATGATGAGCATATTGCTTCCAAAACAGGACGAATAGTACGATTGTTGGATGGAAAACTCGTTTAGAGAAAGGGAATATCATGAAAATTGTGTTGAGTTACATAAAGACAGCTTTATATAATATAAAGCGGAATAAGGCTTATGCGATATTCTATATTTTGGGTACGACGTTGGCATTTGTTTTCATTGCTATTATATTGCATGTTGTCAAACTTATTACTACCGATGCAGAGCCGATGTTATATGGCGATCGAATTGTGACGGTAAGCGGTTCTCAGCTTTACAATATGCAGGGACAATATATCGGAGGAATTTATCCCATGGAAATGGAGCAGTTTTTTGCGGCATTGAAAGGTTATGAAATGGTTTCGTATGATAATGATGAGTCTTCTATTGTTTATATGAATGATCAGTTGAAGGCTGTAGATGTGTCATTTATCGGGGGCGATTATTTTAAAATGTATCAATACCGTTTTATCGATGGGACATCGTTTGATCGTGAGGATGCTCGAGAGGGGAAAAAAGTCGCTGTAATTAAAGAAAGTTTGGCAAGAGTCGGTTTTCCGGGAGGTAAAGCGGTTGGCGAGAAAATTAAGATTCAAGGTATTGAATATGAAGTAATCGGTGTCGTTGCCGATTATTCGATGTTTTCTGCACCTACACTTGCCAGTGTTTGGATTCCGTACCGATATAATAAATTTATCCCTTCTGCTCATTTTTGTTATAATGTGAATATTCTATTCCCGGAAGATATGGATGTTACCCAGATGAAAGAATTGGTATGTAACAATGTGCGGGCTACAGTAGAAAATAGGGGTATGACAGTAGACATATTGCCGGAGAAGATTTATACCAAAAAGGAGGAACGGATAAGAGAATACGGGACAAATATCATGTTGTACGGTGCCGGAGCTGCTATTTTCTTGTTGTTGATTATTCCTGCTTTGAATATCGTGACATTGAATTTTTCCAATATGGAGAGCCGGGCTTCGGAGATTGCGATTTCCCGGGCGATTGGGGCTACTCGCATTTCGGTTTTTTTCCAGATTATGGGTGAAAATTTCTTTTTGGTATTGATCGGGGCTATTTTAGGTGTTCTTTTGGTTTTACCGATGTCCTATGGGGTACAGAGTCTTGTCCTGGGCGGATCTCTTAATGAAAAAATGTTGTTGATCGCTTCTCTTGATATGTCGGTTATTTGGTGTCAGGTATTGCCCTTGGCTATTTTGTTCTCTTTATTATCAGGTGGGCTGCCGGCCTATTTAATTACACGAAAAAATATTGCAGAGGTATTGAAAGGAGGAAACGAATAATGAGAAAGTTTTTGCTAAAGATGATCTGGAATCGTCGGAATAAGGTTTGGGAAATTTTGGTAGAACAATTTTTTATCGTATTGGTGTTGATGCTGTGTCTCGGATCTCTGTTTTCGGCATTGAAAAAATATAATGATCCGGGGCTGTTAAACACAGATAATACATTTGTGTTTTCTTGTATGCCGGTTAATTTTAATTCGCGGGCTTCTTTACGGGAATCCGGACGCATAACATCTCTTGTCGTTGAACGGTTGAGAACCAATCCTGCAATAGAAAGTGTGACTGTGGGTAGCGGATTGGCCCCATATATGAGAGACGGCGATAACTATAGTGGAGATACGGTCCGGATTAACGATAAAAAAATCATGGCAGCTATAAAGACTGTCGATAAATATGCTCTTGATGTATTTGATATTCGTTTGGAAGAAGGAGAGTGGTTTACCGGAGAGACCAAATTGGCTGATGGCTCTCTTCCTGTTGTTGTTTCCCGGCAATTGGTAGATGCTGTCGGGTGGGTAGATGCCGTCGGCAAGAAGTTTGTATATAGAAATCGGGAACTTACGGTAATCGGAGTTGTTGCAGGGGTGAAGCATGCAGTATTCGAACCTTCGTCAGAGGCGATACTTTTCCCTTTCGAGCATTTGCCCTTTATGGAATGTGTCGCTAAAGTAAAAAAAGGGCATGAAGCCGACTTTTATAATGCTTGCGATAAAGAGTTCAAACGGGCTGGCTTGAATAATGATGTCGAGTTGTTTGTTTCTCCGATGGAAGAGTGGAAGGCTTTTTCAATGGTTGGGACGATGCTTTCAGTTGCAGCACAAGCCGTGCCGGCTTTTTTCTTGTTTATTTTTGCGTTTATTGGAACATTCGGATTATTTTGGTTACAGTCGAAAAAAAGGTTGAAAGAGTATGCTTTGCAGTTGGCTTTAGGAGCAACACGTAGAGATCTTATGAAAATGGTGCTTGGAGAAAGTTTGTTGATTTCGGTAATGGCTTCTATTCCTTCAGTACTGTTGGCATTTTTTATTTATGATTTTACCGTAGAAAATATTGCTGCAGTTGTGACCACAATATTGCTGATGTGTTTGTTTTCATTATTTAGTGCATGGTATCCGGCATACCGAATTTCTCGTGTAAATCCGGCAGAGGTATTGCATTATGAATAATGAGTAAATATAGGTTATATGAAACTATGGATGATATGTATAGTCTTTCTGTTCCCTACCTGTTTGTGGGGGCAGAAAGATACTTTGTCTCTCTCTATGGATCAGGCTTTAAATATAGCTCGTATTTTTTCTATTGATGCAATCGTGGCAAGAAATACTTTGCAGATTGCTTATTGGTCGTACCGTAATTATAAGGCGGATTTGTTACCCAGTATGGTTTTAGATGGCACTTTGCCCAGCTTGGATAAGTCATTGTCTTCTTATCAGAAAGAAGATGGTACATATTCGTTCGTTACAAACCGTCTGCTCAGTGAAAATTTGAATCTTTCTATTACTCAAAATATTCCTTATACGGGAGGTTCTATTTCTTTACAGTCACAATTGCAACGTATTGACCAGTTGGACGGAGATCGTAATACAAGTTATTTGAGCGTCCCTTTAGGATTGACCCTTTCTCAGCCTTTGATTACAGCTCGGCCATTAAGATGGTCGATGCGTATAGAGCCCAAGAAGTATAAAGAGGCATTACAACAATATTGTGTAAGTATGGAGGCTGTAAATATGCAGACAGTCAAGCATTATTTCGAATTTTTATTAGCATCGGTAAATAAAAATATCGCAGAACAGAATCTGAAAAATGCTGAGGAATTGTTGAAAATAGCTCAGGGTAAGAAAAAGATCGGAATAATATCGGATAATGATTTGCTGCAACTGGAATTAGGAAGATTGAATGCTTCGTCAAATTTGATAAAAGCGGAACAAGAGTATGATAATAAGATGTATGCTTTTCGAAATTATTTGCGATATGATGATTCTGTCGTGTTGAAAATTGATGTTCCGCAAAAATGTCCTGTTGTAAAGATTTCACCACGTGAGGTTTTAGATATTGCATTAAAAAATAATCCTTTAAATTATTCGATCGAAAGGCAGTTGTTAGAGGCAAAACAGCAAATTGCCCAAGCTCGAGTAGATCGTGGATTTAAAGCGGATATTTATGCTTCGGTAGGATTTACGGGAAGTGATAATAGTTTATCCGGAACATATCAGAATTTACAGAATCGTCAGGTTGTGAGTTTAGGAATACGTATTCCTATTTTAGATTGGGGAAAAGGTCGGGGACGAGTGCGGTTGGCGAAGTCGCAGCAAGAGCTCATAAAGGCGCAAATTGAGCAAAGCCAGATGAATTTTGAACGAGATGTAACGTTATCTGTCAATCAATTTCAAGATCAGACACGATTGTTAGATATTGCTGTTCTTGCAGATTCTGTTGCACAATGTCGGTATAAAACAGCATACAATATCTTTGTTATGGGAAATATTAATGTCTTGGATATAAATTCGGCTCAAGTAGAACGGGATAATGCCCGTAGAGAATATATTTCTCAGTTATATACCTCTTGGTTATATTATTACAATATTCGACAGCTATCCCTTTATGATTTTGTTCGAGATGAGGATATTATATATGAAATGATAAAAAATTAAAAAATATAAACATGGGCATGGATAAAGAAATTTCACCGGAGGTGAAACGTCGTAGAAAAAAGATATTGATTATTAAATTTGCGTTTGTAGCATGTGCTTTAGTTTGTTTTTTTATTGTTTTGGTAAAAGTATTCAGTGCCGGAATTCCTTTAGAAGATATTGATTTTGGAACGGTGACAAAAGGTGAAATCGGAATTTCTGTTTCTGCAACGGGAAAAGTAGCTCCTCTGTCGGAAGAGATAATAACCTCGCCGATTTCTTCGAAAATATTGGAAGTATATAAAAAATCCGGAGAGAAACTATCCAAAAATGATTCTATTTTAAAACTTGATTTAGCGGAAGCCAATGTAGGTATGGAGAATCAGCGGGATGAGCTGGAGATGAAACGGTTTAAATTAGAACAGATGAAGATCGTGGCGGAAAGCCAGTTGTCGGAGATGAAGATGAGTATTGATATA contains:
- a CDS encoding O-antigen ligase family protein, whose amino-acid sequence is MENLSNVGWDNNVSGFKFLYRPLGYLNNVWNTFSIVYLGILGLCGWYCRDSRAWLIFLYVALILVIINILFSFSRGANLALSVFLLGSTILFFCCKMSLRKKIGLFILTLSIIAFALIPYYEDVLKSMHWGETVSQQRSVSGRIASLYAAWTVFKEKPVIGFGSGNYSLVVDSLLFEKENVAFTNFAPNILVQLGVEKGITGFLIFGLFMGYFFWYFIKEKKNGGSYFIALTILAVGIKEMTFSSFLECEGIRVLLITLLAIWQNRYISCRYMVISAGPKLRSIAVLSLVILCSFVTVFIVRHNRNEYFNYKCLENINLSRLDSASFYISKTHENLPYLINRSTVNWLQYNDSKDKKYLESSIQYLREAISINPKDVMLHYNMSVLLECIGRRDSAQNISRRLLEKCPDNALFCIGAFNLEYKSGEMERAVSHLTHAIKLSPKILETDLWKQCALDNSYVKKNVIDFLIKGAD
- a CDS encoding ABC transporter ATP-binding protein: MIELKSVSKVFQTKDIETRALDDICLKINSSEFVSIMGPSGCGKSTLLNLIGLLDQPTAGTILIHDTDVSRMSDREAARFRNKSLGFVFQNFHLVPSLNVMDNVELPLLYGRVAAVERKERVKEVLNMVGLSHRMKHFPSQLSGGQCQRVAIARAIVGHPEIILADEPTGNLDSRMGEEIMDILLELNELGVTVVMVTHDEHIASKTGRIVRLLDGKLV
- a CDS encoding ABC transporter permease — protein: MKIVLSYIKTALYNIKRNKAYAIFYILGTTLAFVFIAIILHVVKLITTDAEPMLYGDRIVTVSGSQLYNMQGQYIGGIYPMEMEQFFAALKGYEMVSYDNDESSIVYMNDQLKAVDVSFIGGDYFKMYQYRFIDGTSFDREDAREGKKVAVIKESLARVGFPGGKAVGEKIKIQGIEYEVIGVVADYSMFSAPTLASVWIPYRYNKFIPSAHFCYNVNILFPEDMDVTQMKELVCNNVRATVENRGMTVDILPEKIYTKKEERIREYGTNIMLYGAGAAIFLLLIIPALNIVTLNFSNMESRASEIAISRAIGATRISVFFQIMGENFFLVLIGAILGVLLVLPMSYGVQSLVLGGSLNEKMLLIASLDMSVIWCQVLPLAILFSLLSGGLPAYLITRKNIAEVLKGGNE
- a CDS encoding ABC transporter permease, which codes for MRKFLLKMIWNRRNKVWEILVEQFFIVLVLMLCLGSLFSALKKYNDPGLLNTDNTFVFSCMPVNFNSRASLRESGRITSLVVERLRTNPAIESVTVGSGLAPYMRDGDNYSGDTVRINDKKIMAAIKTVDKYALDVFDIRLEEGEWFTGETKLADGSLPVVVSRQLVDAVGWVDAVGKKFVYRNRELTVIGVVAGVKHAVFEPSSEAILFPFEHLPFMECVAKVKKGHEADFYNACDKEFKRAGLNNDVELFVSPMEEWKAFSMVGTMLSVAAQAVPAFFLFIFAFIGTFGLFWLQSKKRLKEYALQLALGATRRDLMKMVLGESLLISVMASIPSVLLAFFIYDFTVENIAAVVTTILLMCLFSLFSAWYPAYRISRVNPAEVLHYE
- a CDS encoding TolC family protein, whose protein sequence is MKLWMICIVFLFPTCLWGQKDTLSLSMDQALNIARIFSIDAIVARNTLQIAYWSYRNYKADLLPSMVLDGTLPSLDKSLSSYQKEDGTYSFVTNRLLSENLNLSITQNIPYTGGSISLQSQLQRIDQLDGDRNTSYLSVPLGLTLSQPLITARPLRWSMRIEPKKYKEALQQYCVSMEAVNMQTVKHYFEFLLASVNKNIAEQNLKNAEELLKIAQGKKKIGIISDNDLLQLELGRLNASSNLIKAEQEYDNKMYAFRNYLRYDDSVVLKIDVPQKCPVVKISPREVLDIALKNNPLNYSIERQLLEAKQQIAQARVDRGFKADIYASVGFTGSDNSLSGTYQNLQNRQVVSLGIRIPILDWGKGRGRVRLAKSQQELIKAQIEQSQMNFERDVTLSVNQFQDQTRLLDIAVLADSVAQCRYKTAYNIFVMGNINVLDINSAQVERDNARREYISQLYTSWLYYYNIRQLSLYDFVRDEDIIYEMIKN